From Brassica rapa cultivar Chiifu-401-42 chromosome A06, CAAS_Brap_v3.01, whole genome shotgun sequence:
ATAACATTACTTGTGAAACAAGTATACATCGCTTCCAGCAAAGATGACACACTGTACTAATCTAAGGGTCAAAATCATCAAAAATCGAAGGAAGATCTCGAAAATAGGCGAATGAGGATGATCTATACATAAATATGCATGAATCAAATAGTAAAGTAAAAGTGTGACGAAGCGGTTACGTCACAAGTCGTCTGTGATAGAGGAGGAAGGAGGATAACTTGTGTCAATTCAACAGCGGTAACGTGTTTGAAGATTATCCTAAAGTTATCCTAAAATTCTGGTAAAAATTCTACTACATCTGCATGTGAAATTACATCCCCAAATCGATGGGAAAACTTTCTAGATTCCCTAATCTAAATCTGGGAatcgaaaaaataaaattcaacgATGAATCCAAAATCGCAGGAGATAGTTGTTGATCTGGtgataaaaaattcaataagacGATCGTTTTCGGTTCGTATAAATCTAAATATCAAATCTTACGCAACACCGAATATGAGAAAATAAATAGTCCGATCTCGATCGATCCAGGGAAGCAATCAACGGTGGTTGATGATCATAATAATAATGCAAGGAGTAGAGAGAGATGATAAAAATGAGAATGATTTTACCCTTAGCTTCTTCCATTGACTGAGGAATGAGAATTTGAGGGATTGATTTGATTTCTGGGGAGGGAGAATTCTAGAAGAGGAGAAGTGCGATTGTGTGGTGGGTGAAGGTTGACGAAGAAGAGACCCCCAACTGTTTTGCTTTTATAGACAACCAACAATCAATCTCAGAGATATATGGTTTTGGGAGAGGATAAAGAACCatcattaaataataaaatcaatttaatttgatttgtgtgtgtgtgtgatagacaagagagagagatatgatTTTGGAAAGTGAATCTTCTAGGAAGGaaacaatacaaaacaaaatagtttttgGGTTAATTTACAAGATTAGATTTACATAAACCCACAAATTAATCCCATTAGTTTCTCTCTATTCTAATTATTATTAAGAAATTTTCAGGGTTTAGTTTCCTTAATATATCCATGAGATTACACTGGCATAAAGAAAACAAGAGAGATACAGGAAAAGCTCATTTTACACGCTTCTTCTCaaggttctaaaaatcggtttaggcGGCGCCTAGACCCCGCCTAGTCGGCAACTCGGTCCTATCCGaaagattttcttaaaatctgatttatACCGATTTATATGATTCAAATTGGTTTAAACTATTCTAAATCGATTAAAATCggtttaaattgatttaaatttGTCTAAATATGAGAAATTAAGcaataatattattacaaatctacaaatttgtctaatttcttatgttttgtatatctaattttcataattcttcataataattttataatggaacataaaaactaaaaaatgtcatataaatatataatataaataaaataaatcaataatttgctAACGCCTAGGTCTCGTCTAGGCCCCGAATAATCCACCTAGTCGCTAGTCTTCTATAAAACGCCTAGTAACCGCCTAACGAATTTCAGAACATTGCTTCTTCTAATTCATTGAAACCCATTCACTCATTGATTTACTTTTGTTAGCATTCACCCAAATGAAACACATCAACTATTCCGTTTAATACTCTGGCTTGTAATGGATATCTACTCTACTTGTCTTTTTACATAAACATAAAGAAAAGCTGATAATGGGACAATAATAGATCGGGGATAAGTCGAATGACTCAAATACACGAATTAGGATGAGGACGCATGTGCACGTTAGCATTTTCCTTGATAAGATTCATCTTCCATACAATGCATCTGCTACATAATGAGCCGTAATCTGTACATGTTCGGTATACATCGATCCGGTTCAGCTTGGTTTCCATTGGGGATCTTTTTTAGTCTACAACTTTACCCTTTGTTTGGCCACAGATACAGGAAGACTATTTGTtctaatatatgatatatttatttatagaagaCATAACATTTAGATAATAGGGGATGTTAAGAGTGTATGTGTACCTCAACAGAAAAATTGTAAACTCACAAGCATGATCACTGCCACAATTTGCATATGGGAGAAGGACCATTCTCTTATTTGTAATGTCGTTGCTTAACATGCGAGCTTATACATATGCTTTCAATTATTGAACGAGAGAGATGATGCAAGACGTCAACAATATGAGCCATCTGTGTTAGTTAAACAAATAACGGAATATAAAAAATGGAATTGAGTTGCTCATCTTTGTTGACCTTCACATGGAAACGCATCGACggtctttttaaaaataaatatttaaagtaAAATAATTTAACTTTTCTAGTAGAAGGTGACCTTATTTCTTTTGTTCGAGGAAGataaaaagagataaataaTCGAACtacatttaagaaaaaaactgtTTATACGTTACCATGAAAATGTCAAATATGGATGGTGGAAATTAGAAAATAACTTTCCTAGAAACTTTATTAAGAAcacatctatactatactaaaagctcTTATTCTAGAGCTCTAAGACTGTCCACGTAGGATGAGAAATTCAGGCCAATCAGAACATTTTATTTTGACATGTCACCATTAATGAAACAAAGTGGACTTCTCTATggattcttttaaaatttatatgggctcttttaaaattatctttTGGCCCATCAAAACCCACGCCTTCAATCTTCCCGACTTTCCTCTTCCGCGACTCCTTTCAGACGCTTgcacttcatcttctccaaattCTGTTTTTTTCTCAATAAATAATGatgttaaatattttatcacATGCGAAGAAACTCGAAGCAGAAGAATCAAAACCCAAGATGGGAAACAAGAGATTAAAACAAGAATTAACGTGGACGGCAAGAACGGCGACGCAGAAAAAGCCGATGCGGAAGACggaggagaggaagaagaagccgagCGGCGGATTCATCAGCAGCAGCGCGGCGGCGGAGAGTCGCGTCGGGAGCGGAAGAGACGGACTCCGAGCAGCGTCGGGAGCGGAAGAGACGGACTCCTAGCAGTGAGAGGGAGGACTCGAAGAGCTACCGATCGGGGAGTAGGGAGAGAGGAAGCGGTAGCAGACGAGTAAGCAGATCTCCGGAGAGAAGATCGGAGACGACGAACCCTAATAACGGCATTGGCAGTTCTGTAAATTCGAGTAACAACAACAATATACCTGCCAAGTTCGTTTCGGTTCCTGCAACGGGTAAAGAGAAGagaagcagcaacaacaacGCAGATGCGTCTATTAAAAGGGTTGCTGTCAAGAGAAATGTGGCGTCTCCAAGGTCTCAGTCGCCTGCAAGAGCGGCGTCTCCTAGAGCTCAGTCTCCAGCGAGAGTTATCAACCACTCCTAAAGGTTAAAGCTTTAATTCTTTTCCAGAATTTTTGATCCTGATGGTAAATTGGTTTCTCTTATGTCAACCGTCTTAACTGGTTCGAGATTCCATTTTTACAGAAATCTGCAAAAGTGTCGCCTACACGTGTTCGAACCTGAAGGTGTGGTCCATAAAAGAGATTTAGATAAGTTTTGCAAAGCTCTCATCTTTTTTAATTGAGCAGTGAATCTGGCATTGTTGTAATCTTCTTACTCTGATTCTATTGAAAACCATTTCTTATACATATGTTCTTCGCACCAACACGAGAGAATTGGTATGACAGCTACACGAGTTTATGTACTTATCTCTTGAAAGTTTACTTCAACAAGCATATTTGATCTTAATGATACAATAGATAAATGGTGTAGCAAATAAAAGTCTTATAGCAGTTGGCGAGACAAATCTTATCTTGAAAAAGACTATTCACCATGTTTCTACAATGCTGAAGAGGGTACCCCTTAAGCCGAGAAAAAAACTATAATCTCTTGATTCCCACGTTAATGTATGTTTAATAATCTCCAAATCTCTGTCAAGCATATATTTGTGCTCAATATCTTGAATGTGTTTTAACTTACTAACAAAATGTGTAAACTGGCTTACTTTgtgataattaattttttaggGACAGATGAACTGGTCAATGGAACATAGCCAGCATGAGCCTAAGACTGAGCTTTGATAGAGGAACGAAAGGTACTGATACACAATTCTTCTCTTTTTGACGCAATTGTTTGATTTGTCAAGGGTGTTTTAGCATTTGAGATCTTGAACATAGATTTATCCTTCATGAATAACTTTTACCTCCCACTTATTTATTTGCTTGCCACCGACTGATTCTATTGTTATGTGAACGTGTAGTTTCCTACACTTCTGCACCATTTGGAGATTATATTGCTTCTCCACTACTACTAAATATACATGGTTACAAAAAGCTTTTCCTGCAAACTAGAGTAATGTACTCAATTTTGATTCATCTCAATGGTCAATGTGTCTCTGAAGGTGGTTCAAAGAAATCTGCTGAAAATGGGTTTATGACAGGAGGTGGCTGTAATAGCTCGAGCAGCAGAGTAGGAAGACAAACCTggtgatttatttttctttgaaatCGCATGTGTATGCACATTAATCTTTTCTTAATGTACACATTATTGAGTATTGAATAAATTTGGAGGGGATAATGTCACCAATGTCAAATTCGATTATCATTATTTGCCTGATTCAAGGTCCAAGTTGTGGAGTAGAAGTTGGAATGCGGCTCTGGAGACAAATCAGTGTTGGGTAGATAAGGTATTGAATTAGTTTTGGGTAAGCGGAAATGGTTGTTCAACTGTAAACTATTATTTGTATGTTTGACTCCAACCGTTGAACATGAAAGGAATGTCTTAAACACCTGAAAAGAAGTAAGTCACAAGATTCATACACCACAGAAGAAGTAAGACACAAGAGTTGGAAGTGGTGACGACAATGTAAGAAGGAAACTAAAAGAATATTTGTAATGGGAAGATTAAAAAAGTTTCTACGGTTTGTGTGTTCCTGAGGATTCGGTTTGGTGTGTTTTGTTTTCATAGCCAAAATGGTGCTCTtagtaaaatacaaatatagagATGGAACgataatttcaaattaaaattagttataCAAAGCTTAGCTGAAGTAGCagtatgttatatatataaaaaataaatttctaatGGGTTCTTAAAAGATAGTTGTATAGAATACGATTTACATTACATATACGACTGAATATAATTCCAAGTGTTGATTATATTCACTAAGTTCAATGTTAAAAAACTTCATAAAGCCACTTAGAAATATACATATTCATAACCAATTTTTAAGGATTAAGTGTATGTATTTTCTTGAGCcctcatataatatataaactgaaattattcatatatacaataaaaattaCTTTCTCCATTTTCTAATAGATGaggttttagagatttttttccAAACTATATaccgtttttaatttttaatatgaaatttattatttttatgatgGTTTTTAATAGATAGATAGTGAAGGTGttcttattataaaatatatagagaaacaaactaaatgttttttaatttatgtgcaTAAATACAAAACATCAAGAAATACAAACAGAAAGAACATAATACATTTATTCatgtataatttaaatttataactatttatatTCTACTCTTATCATTTGTAGATGTTACTGTTAAGAACTAAATAAGAGTCATGCATTttggtttaatatatattattcctTGCTACGTaccaataaaaaatagaatattctttaaaatagttattaatttaGATTATATACTTAGTTAAATATAAATTCTCTACAATTTAGTTTTAATACTgacattttaaacaattttttttttcaataaaaaatctTTCCACACAAAAcaaattgaaatatttaaaaaatatagaagtTAAGTAAAAAATGCAAGTTTAGTgatttaaaataagttttatcaaattatttatcaattttacattttttcacCATCCCATACATATTcagatagtaaaaaaaaatgtgtttcactcatattttaaacaaactaatatttatattctcatttatatatatgtgtaatatatatgtattaaatataatgatatttgcataaacccgggcgtagcccgggaaaaATCTCTAGTTTcgctaaaagataaaaataaaaaataaataaaggagCAAAATTATTTTTGGTACTTCAAGTATCAAATATGTACGCAatcaaataaaatcaattatacAGATCTCGAACAGATACATTCTCGCGTATACGTTTTCAGCTCTTTCCCATCTTGCttccaattttttaaaagatacaaaaaacaATGGACATAGAAAAAGTGCGAGTGCTCTTTTTTAACGATAATCGTGTAGCACGGCAATTCCAGAGACATACATGATGTAGACTAGTCTTCGTAGTCTAAAAGTAAGTAATCTTCTCTTTTatgattttatcattttatgcaATCTATAGtaactaattaattttaaaagacTTGTTGAAAGGAGTCAAGACTATGGAAAGGAGTTGCGTCATTTTCTTTCAAGTTATATAATCAACAATCCAAACGTATTTAACACATGACGAAATTGCAGCATATAAATTAGTATAAACTGAAATAAGAATCCTATGAAAgacagtgacaaaaaaaaaatcatatgaaaaaatataatttttattgcaCTCGGCGATAAAGAAGATGCAACAACTGTTACAAATTACGATTTTAaagccaaaagaaacaaaaatttatcACTAGTAATGACAATTCTACTTTCCGGATAACCGGATTGGTTAGACTTTAAACCTACTTCAGAACCGCTTGAAGCATAAGCACTGTAAGTCTGTAAGCGACGGTTTATCAAATCAAACAACATTCGAGTACGGTTCAAAAAAACTCGTGGATATCTTAAAATCGTGTTTGAATCAACTTGTTGCAGGCTCACAACTACGGTGTTAATACATACATACATTATCATTTCTATACGACATATTTAAGTTGGGAGATCGCTTATGTAATATTCATATAGCTCGTCTTTCGAACGCAAGGAAGCGCTAACACTAGCAAATAAAACTATGTAATAAAAGAACACTCTCAATCACAAATGTTCACCCAGCCGCTGCTCTCTAGTGCTTCAATACTGTGATTAGAAACATTATATACGCTTCTACGGCTCTTATTACGTTAAGCTGCTGTGCCAACCAAAAGATTTTTAAGAGGAAGCAACAAGGAAGggagttttaaaataaaaatgtattcagCAAAATCTTTAGCACAAGGTTTCTCTATCGCTTAAAGCATAATCCAAAACAAGATAGAACGAGTGTGACAATGAGAAGCAAATATGGGCATAAAAGAAGGGATGATGCGGAATAAAAACCCAAAATGCGCCTTGGCTCTTCAACATCTCCTCACTTCTTCTTGGGGTCACCAGCCTTGGTCTACACACAcaggtcaaaaaaaaaacaatcaagtCAAAACAGGACCGAAACAAAAACACTTGCAAATGTAAGGTTAGAGTAAGTGTTGGCCTCTCACCTTCTTAACACCACGGATTTTCTTGgccctgttcttcctctccttaaTCTGTTTCCTTGATTTCTCAATCTTGGTGTCAAGTCCATTCTATCAAACACAACGAGGATCATTAATAGTTACAGAAAATTCCAAAGATATAAGAGTCTGATATTACAACATCAAAGCCATCAGAAGTTTATTAGCAAATCAGGTAAAAAAGGAAGCACTAAGAGCATGctaaactaaaaaaactaagctAGTACTAGAGAGGAAAGAAGACAGCTTTGAAATGGGACATACCCTGATGAGCCTGTACTTGGGCTCGAACTTCTTGGCACTCTCGACATTGTCGTAGATCAAACCAAACCCAGATGATTTGCCACCTCCAAAGTGGGTTCTGAATTTGAAAACGAAGATTGCATTTGGGTCCTTAACCTCGTACATCCTTGCCAACTTCTCCTTGAGCTCAGCCTTCAATAACATtccaataaaaatttagaacctTCTCAAAGAAAGCTAGACTGTAATAAACAAAAAGATGATACCTTTGAGACATTAGCTCTTCCTGGGTGAAGAACATCAATAACCTACATTCATAAGCCACCACCACTAATCAGTACACAAGAATCTGAAGAGAGTATCTTACAATGAATCTGCTGAATCTAAGATTTTCTATCTAACTATAGTTTTCATTATCATttcatagagagagagagatgaaggaGGGAAACTCACAAACTGCTTCCTGGAGAGAAGCCTGTTGGTCATGAACTTCCTGGTCCTGATAGTGACTGCTTTCTCCGCCATGGCTGCTGCGATTCCTCAGAGCTCTCCGGTTGTGAAAATCGACGAGGTTTCTCTCACGCTGCAGCCTTTGAAGAAAGAGAAGCAGCAGCTGTCGGAAACCCTAGCTGATTATATATGGCTCTCACTTTCAGTTTTTAGGGTTTCTTTTCTTTACTGTTATTGCTTGATGGGCCAATTTATTTAGTTGAAACCCCATTGGGCCTTTAAACACTACTATGCTGTTATCCTCCTCATGAATTTTCAAGAGCGATTATTGCCTTCTTATTGGgtggtaaatattttttatactaattaaaaaagagcaaattagctcaatatattTTCTTACTTTGTGTTCAATGATCAATAATTTGTATACGTTTTATAAGAATTCGCGTATAAGAGCAGCTTCATCGCTGGGATGAGGAAGAAGAGTATGTCGCTATTAATACATTattattaaacaattaaaattaagTGAGAGAAGAAACAAAGGTATCTTTGCACACAATTATTCAGAACATGTGTAAAACTCCTATTGTTTACTTacattggttttgattttgttctaactaaaatttaacaacttaagaaaattacaataaaataataataataatctattaAGCTGATATTCAAATTCAGGTACTAAGTGATGGTTATGCTCTAACACTGCATTGAACTATTTTATAATGATGAGAAATTTTGTATAAGTTTTTCACATTAGTTAATATGCGCATAACTAATGaacttctaaaaaaaaaattatttgttaatgATAAATCAAAAatgtctttttgtttattttcaagATTGAGAATCAAAGACAATCACCGGCTTAATGAGCTATAGTTAAATAAATTACTGTGATATTTTTGGTATGTGAACATTACTGTAAATAATTTACACATATTAACAAAAGAGAGCGAAAATGTCATTTTTCCATTGGAGTAAAGCTTTCCCAAGGCTCGTTATTCCCTCAGGAACAACATATATAGTAGTTAGTCACTTGACCTACAAGAAAACACCTCTTCTTCATCAGAGTTGTTTACTCCCGAAGTTATCTCTTCAAACCGTCCATGCTTCTCTCCACACATGTTTCTACAACACTGTCTCACGTTGAAGTCTACAGCTGAGCGGTTCGATGCGCAGTTGCAAAAGCTGCTCTCAAACCCTAGGCCTGATCTCCAACGAGGAACCAGAGAAGCAATCTCTCCATCGATCATGTTAGCTATCTTTGTCACATCACGGTCGTCCATCTCCAGCTCTTCCACCATCTCTCTTGCAACGCTAATTGCTGTGTCGCTTTCGATGTCAAACGGGAAGTATATGTTCCTCACAAGCCCTGCAATGAGAGGAAACTGTTTATGGTCTGAAACATGGAACTTCTAGGACCAAAAAAAGGTTGTCTGGTCACAAACCTTCCTTGTCGGCGATTCGGAGTCTCAGGAACAGTCCATCACCATTGTCTCTTCTCTTACCTTTTATGCTTATGTGGACATTGTCAAACTTGTTATCATACTCTTCTGCTTCTTCATGATCATCTTCGTTTTGAAACTCAAAGATCTCAATTCCGTGTGACTCAATCATCTCATCTCCATTGTAAGTCCATTGGCTTTGATCATTGTCGCTGTAGTAATTGCTTGGGTAGTCTATACAAAGAAACTGGTCGTCTAGTAGTTCACGAGCTGAGAGCCTAAGGGATGCACTGGCTAAGCACTTCTCTATAAAGCCTCTAACCTCACTGTCCTTCACTTTGTCTAATGAATCTGGTTTCTTGCCCTGAGAAACATAACTCAACAGTCttaaaaacccaaaacaaaagcTTGTAATAGAAGAAGCTTTGATGATTCTCACCGATATAACTCTCTTGTAGATCTGAGCAGGGTGAGTACACTCACTGTAAGGGTAATCAAACGTTACCATTTCTAAAACGCACATCCCAAACGAGTAAATATCGACTAGTTCGTTATATTCTTCTGCATAGACTTCGGGAGCCATGAACTCTGGTGTCCCTAAGAggccaagaaaataaaaaaattgagcaTCACTGTCTAGTTATGAACTCaggaaaccaaaaccaaaaccagttATAAAATTTTTGAGCATACCAACACAGTGAGCAGCGTGCGAGTGTTGTAACATAGCAGCAAGACCAAGATCACCAATCTTGACTTCTCCTTGGTTCCCATTAACGAAAATGTTATCACACTTGAGATCTCTGTGGATCACAGGAGGGTCATGTGTATGAAGATAGTCTAAGCCTCTTAAGATCTGTCTACACCAATGCTTCACTGCTCTTATGTTCACTCTCTTGTGCTTTAGCCTATACCTGTTATTCACCAGTAACAACATCTTTAATGATACATGTTTATGATTTAAAGTAATCAAGAGAAAACAACTTTAGATATGAGATAGGAAGATGAAGCTTACTGTCTCAGGGTACCAGAAGTGAACATTTCAGTGATAAAGTTAATGTTTCGATTATCGGTATCGACCCAAGAAGTGTAGAACTTCATGATGCTCTTGTGTTTCAGTGTTTTGAGGAGATGGATCTCACAGTATAGCCTCTCCAGCTCCTGAGGACTCTGCAAAAAGTCATAGAGCTTTACTTGGTTCCATGCTACTTCTATACCCTCATATTCATCAAATCCTCTGTAACTGCAAATCCAAATAATAGAACCATAAATTTGGTTTTATCTATTTCAGAATCACTAAAGCCAAATAACAGAACCATAGATCAAGATGCCTTTGGTTTTTGCAGAAACTAAAGTTGTTTAAGCCAACAGGCAAAGTATGTTATGTTCCTATATTGTGTAAAATAGGAACAAGATTTTAAGATAAGAGAGATTGGATTCTTACACGGTCTTTGAAGATCCTTTGCCAAGAACTTCATTGTACTGCAACAACAAGAACACACTAAAACctttaaacaaaagaaaacaaaaaaaatcaaatttatggATATTGAGAGATCAGAGATAGAGAAATATACTCTTCCATATCTTCCAGAAGGATCAACTTCAACAAACTCAGAGTCATCTGATTCAAGATGGCTGATGTTGTTCATCATTTCCTAAGCAGGGAATCAAAAAGAGCAATacataaatagaaaatataaagaaaatcctagaaaaagaaagagaaatacatatagttatgtgtttttatttggttggttttgtgttttttttcgtGTAGCCTTTTTATTGGCATCATCTCTGTACCTCTACCATAATAAGTTAATCAAATAAACATTAAACTCGTGTAAATGAGGAGAGAGGTTCGTTTGAGCTTTGCTGgaagacaaaataaaattagattctttttccttcttttcttTGCCTTCTTTATTTTGCTTTATATGTGTACTTTTGCTTCAGTTGTTCTTACATAGAactagatcctttctccgcgctacgcgcggataatatatttaaatttgttacatttatcatttttatttgtatgtgaatttttctatattaaattatatataactaatttctaaatttgattttttatatttttagtttgaagtaaatatttttattatatgtagcacaattaactaataaaatatgaagaatcaagtccgaaattttagagttatgtaaaaaaaatataattatatataatacaaattatcttagtttaaaagatcggaatcgcatctcgaataaatttacgaaaagaaaaagtactccaataacctccttaaaatataaaacctccttttcaaaaaaaaagcgtacttaataatatttttttacgtttattagttgaaaactgacaattgaatatcgatctagaatattattttaatatatctaatgtaaaatattaattgtaataaacaaatttttaattttataatattacatgaattagaagtctttaaaatctaaaatctattttattaacatactatttttttattcatttattattttgacattacaaaatattgctttagttttatttgtatattatttttttaataatttagtttcattttaagtaattttaaaattatcaagaatataatatatttaaaattatttatctaaatatatccaaatgtgatgtctcatttttatgtgtgtttacgTTGAGCATATTAatttgtaatttgtatatttat
This genomic window contains:
- the LOC103868593 gene encoding uncharacterized protein LOC103868593 isoform X3; its protein translation is MSLRLSFDRGTKGGSKKSAENGFMTGGGCNSSSSRVGRQTWSKLWSRSWNAALETNQCWVDKECLKHLKRSKSQDSYTTEEVRHKSWKW
- the LOC103868593 gene encoding uncharacterized protein LOC103868593 isoform X2, producing MSFDRGTKVSYTSAPFGDYIASPLLLNIHGYKKLFLQTRVMYSILIHLNGQCVSEGGSKKSAENGFMTGGGCNSSSSRVGRQTWSKLWSRSWNAALETNQCWVDKECLKHLKRSKSQDSYTTEEVRHKSWKW
- the LOC103868593 gene encoding uncharacterized protein LOC103868593 isoform X4, with product MSFDRGTKGGSKKSAENGFMTGGGCNSSSSRVGRQTWSKLWSRSWNAALETNQCWVDKECLKHLKRSKSQDSYTTEEVRHKSWKW
- the LOC103874568 gene encoding 40S ribosomal protein S24-1 codes for the protein MAEKAVTIRTRKFMTNRLLSRKQFVIDVLHPGRANVSKAELKEKLARMYEVKDPNAIFVFKFRTHFGGGKSSGFGLIYDNVESAKKFEPKYRLIRNGLDTKIEKSRKQIKERKNRAKKIRGVKKTKAGDPKKK
- the LOC103868593 gene encoding uncharacterized protein LOC103868593 isoform X1 → MSLRLSFDRGTKVSYTSAPFGDYIASPLLLNIHGYKKLFLQTRVMYSILIHLNGQCVSEGGSKKSAENGFMTGGGCNSSSSRVGRQTWSKLWSRSWNAALETNQCWVDKECLKHLKRSKSQDSYTTEEVRHKSWKW
- the LOC103874569 gene encoding probable serine/threonine-protein kinase WNK9 translates to MVEEMMNNISHLESDDSEFVEVDPSGRYGRYNEVLGKGSSKTVYRGFDEYEGIEVAWNQVKLYDFLQSPQELERLYCEIHLLKTLKHKSIMKFYTSWVDTDNRNINFITEMFTSGTLRQYRLKHKRVNIRAVKHWCRQILRGLDYLHTHDPPVIHRDLKCDNIFVNGNQGEVKIGDLGLAAMLQHSHAAHCVGTPEFMAPEVYAEEYNELVDIYSFGMCVLEMVTFDYPYSECTHPAQIYKRVISGKKPDSLDKVKDSEVRGFIEKCLASASLRLSARELLDDQFLCIDYPSNYYSDNDQSQWTYNGDEMIESHGIEIFEFQNEDDHEEAEEYDNKFDNVHISIKGKRRDNGDGLFLRLRIADKEGLVRNIYFPFDIESDTAISVAREMVEELEMDDRDVTKIANMIDGEIASLVPRWRSGLGFESSFCNCASNRSAVDFNVRQCCRNMCGEKHGRFEEITSGVNNSDEEEVFSCRSSD